TAAACTTCATAATATTACCTTTGTGCACGAGCGTTACATTTTTACGTTTTTGAGTGATGGCATATTCAACAGCCGAGCGTACTAAACGTTTTGTTCCTTCTTCAGAGACGGGCTTTACACCAATACCGGAAGTTTCTGGAAAACGGATTTTTTTAACACCCATTTCGTTCTGCAAGAACGCAATCATCTTTTTTACTTCGGGCGTACCCGCTTCCCATTCGATACCGGCATAAATATCTTCGGAGTTTTCACGGAAAATCACCATGTCGATATCTTCGGGGCGTTTTACGGGTGATGGTACACCGCTAAAATAACGTACAGGGCGTAAGCACACGTACAAATCTAAAATCTGGCGCAGTGCCACGTTTAAACTACGAATTCCTTTGCCCACGGGTGTGGTGAGCGGGCCTTTAATAGCAACGAGATATTCTTTAATTACCTCAGTGGTTTCATCGGGTAAAAAATTGGGAGGGCAATTTTCGCCATAGGTGGCTTTTGCTTTTTCACCGGCAAAAATTTCAAGCCAGTTAATTTTACGTTTACCGCCGTAAGCTTTTTCAACAGCCGCATCAAAAACAATGACGGACGCATTCCAGATATCCGGACCGGTTCCATCACCTTCGATAAAAGGGATAATCGGGTTATCGGGCACGGTTAATTTTCCGTTTTTAAGAGTAATTTTAGAGCCACTGGCAGGAATTTTAATGTTGTTGGAATAAGCCATACTAAATATCTCCACCGGATAAAATTGCTTTCCGGTATTCACGTTTCATTTTTGAAATAAAATCGATAGAAATTTCTTTGGGACACGCACTCGAACATTCACCAATGTTGGTGCAATTACCAAATCCTTCGGCATCCATGCGTTCCACCATTTTCACCACACGACGCGCGGCTTCGGCCTGTCCTTGTGGCAAAAGCGCCATCTGGCTTACTTTGGCCGCTGTAAAGAGCGAGGCCGAAGCATTGGGACAAGCACCCACGCAAGCCCCACAACCAATGCACGTTGCAGCATCCATCGCTAAATCGGCAATGTCTTTGGGAATAAGATGTGTGTTGGCATCGGGATGAGGGCCAGTTTTAGCCGAGGTATAACCACCAGCCATAATGATGCGATCGAAAGCGCTGCGATCCACCACTAAATCTTTCACTACCGGGAAAGCCTTGGCGCGCCAGGGTTCTACAACAACCGTATCACCATCTTTAAACGAGCGCATGTGCAGCTGGCAGGTAGCATTGCCTGTTTGAGGGCCATGAGCCTGGCCATTAATCATGCACGAACACATCCCGCAAATACCTTCGCGGCAATCGCTATCAAATTCTACGGGAGCAATGTTTTCCTTAATTAACTTTTCGTTTAATACATCGAGCATTTCCAAAAAGGACATGTCGGGTGAAACGGTATCGAGTGTGTATTTTTCCAGACGGCCCGTATCCTGATTATTTTTTTGGCGCCAAACTTCCAAATGAATGGTCATAGTTTTGGATGACATTTTATCTCCTACTTATAACTGCGCTGACTCAAATGCACATTTTCAAATTTTAATTCTTCCTTATGAAGCACTGGTTCTGCGTTGTTGCCCTTATACTCCCAGGCTGACACGTACGAAAATTGATCGTCAATACGCTGTGCTTCACCTTCGGGCGTTTGTGATTCTTCGCGAAAGTGTCCACCGCATGATTCACTGCGGTTTAAAGCATCGCGCGCCATCAGCTCGCCTAAATCAAAAAAGTCGGCTACGCGGCCAGCCATTTCGAGGTTTTTATTCAATTCTTCGTTACTGCCGGGAATTTTTACCGTCTTCCAGAATTCATCACGGAGCTTTTGAATTTTACCAATGGCGGTTTTTAATCCTTCGGCTGTACGTGACATACCCACATAATCCCACATGATAAAACCAAGCTCGCGATAGAACGATTCCACCGAACGCGTTCCGGTTTTGCTCACATCGAGTAATTTTTTGATACCGGCTTTTACTTCATCTTCGGCTTTTTTAAATTCGGGAGTGTCGGTGCTATTTTTCTGAGGTCCAATTTTAGCAAGATAATCACCAATAGTAGACGGGATAACAAAATAACCATCCGATAAGCCCTGCATGAGTGCCGATGCGCCCAAGCGGTTGGCACCGTGATCGGAGAAATTAGCTTCACCCAAGGCAAATAAGCCAGGGATAGTGGTCATGAGATGATAATCTACCCATAATCCACCCATGGTGTAATGCACCGCAGGGTACATACGCATGGGCGTTTTATATGGATCTTCGCCGGTAATTTGCGCATACATCTGGAACAAATTGCCGTATTTATCGCGCACTACTTTTTCGGTATCGCGCTTAATGGCGTCTCTAAAATCTAAATAAACCGCCAATCCACTTTCGCCCACACCGCGTCCTTCATCGCACATTTGCTTGGCATTGCGGCTGGCCACATCGCGAGGCACCAAATTACCAAAGCTTGGATACTTGCGTTCCAAATAATAATCACGATCTTCTTCGGGAATGGTGTTGGGGTCTTTTTTACAATCTTCTTTTTTCTTGGGCACCCATACACGACCATCGTTACGCAGCGATTCACTCATAAGAGTGAGTTTAGACTGATGATCACCGGATACAGGAATACAGGTAGGGTGAATTTGCGTGTAGCAAGGATTTCCAAAGAAAGCACCTTTGCGATAACAACGGAAAGCCGCTGTTACGTTGGAGTTCATGGCGTTGGTAGAAAGATAATACACACGGCCATAACCACCGGTAGCTAAAATAACTGCATCGCCGGCAAATTTTTCGATGGCGCCGGTTACAAGATCACGTGTGATAATACCACGCGCTTTGCCGTCAATCATCACAACATCCAGCATTTCGGTACGGGAATAGAGTTTTACTTTACCCAATTCAACCTGACGCATGAGCGCGCCGTAGGCTCCCAAAAGAAGCTGCTGGCCGGTTTGGCCTTTGGCATAAAAAGTACGGGATACTTGAGCGCCACCAAAAGAACGGTTGGCCAGTTCACCGGAATATTCGCGGGCAAATGGAACACCTTGGGCCACGCATTGATCAATGATATTGGCTGAATTTTGCGCTAAACGATAAACGTTAGCTTCGCGCGCACGGTAATCGCCGCCTTTAATGGTATCGTAAAACAAGCGATAAACCGAATCACCATCGTTGGGATAATTTTTAGCAGCGTTGATACCACCTTGGGCCGCAATGGAGTGTGCGCGGCGAGGAGAATCTTGTACGCAAAAACTTTTTACATTATAGCCCATTTCGGCCAGTGAAGCCGCAGCTGAGGCACCGGCTAAACCCGTGCCCACAACGAGAATAGTGTATTTGCGTTTATTGGCCGGATTGACGAGCTTTAAATCAAATTTGCATTTTTCCCATTTTTGGGAAAGCGGTCCATCCGGAATACGTGAATCTAATACCATGATCTTACCCCCGGAAATAAATCACGATGGGAATAAATAAAAATCCCAACGATAAAATAACAGCTAACAATGTGCTTAAATTCTGCAGCGTTTTGGTGTTACGCGCGCGTGTTAAGCCAAGCGACTGAAAAGCGCTCCAAAAGCCATGACGTATATGAAAACCAATAGCAATCATACACACCACATAAAAAATTACTTCGCCAGGCTCGCTAAATTCTTCCACCACTAACTTGTATAAATCACGGGTTTCTTCACCATGAAGTGTGGTGGTATAGCCATCAGCCATGCCTGGTCCAAAACGAAAATCGGCAATGTGAATCACCAGGAAAACAAGTAAAAACAAACCAGAAATCGCCATGTTGCGCGAACTTACCGTACTGGTAGCGGCACCTTTACCTTGTAATTTTTTATAATCTTCCGGACGAGAGGCTTTGTTTTTAATGGTCACGGCAATGGCTAAAACAATATGAAACAGAAAAAGGCCCAAAAGACCAAATTCGGCAACGGTCAAGAGTGGCCCATAGCTATGTAACTTTTGAACGTAAGTATTATAAGGATCGGGTGAGCTACTGTAGAGTGGTAAATTGCCCAACAAATGAGTGATAATAAAGCCCATCAGGGCTAAGCCTGATAAACCCATCAAAAATTTAAGACCTACCGAGGATGTAAATGCTTTTTTAAGTGATATCATAAACCCCTTTAATGCTAGCCGTTCTATAAAGTGCAGCTTAAGAAACCTTGAACGGGCGACATAAACCAAATAATAGCGCGGTGGTCAAGAAAATTGACGGCATTATCAGGACAGATACTTCTTAGTGCTGGCTGACTTGTTTTATCCTTTTTACCCTGTCTCTAAACTCGGCGGCTTTTTGAGGTTTGCCTGTTTTTTCGCAAAATAATGCTACTTTTTCATAAAGGGGAATTAAACGGGCATCGTACGGATCAAATGCTTTTTGTAAAATCTCCAAACCCTGATTGTAATGCTGCTCGGCCATGGCCACATTGCCCGAGTAATAATAATTGTCGGCCAAGGCCACAAGCCCCATGCCCACATTGGGATGTTCACGCCCATAGGTTAAAATATCAAAGCCAATGGCTTTTTCGTAGAGAGGAATGGCATCTTTAAACTTACCTTCCCTTTTATAAATAACTCCCAATTCCGACATAATACTGGATGACAATTCATTATCAAGACGCGTGGGGTTATTTTCCATAATACCAAGGGCTTTTTCATACAAAGGCTTGGCTGACGGATATTTACCCTGTAAAAAATAAGTATTGGCCAAAGCATAATAGGAACGGGCCAATTCGGTATCGTTTGGCTTTAATAGCTTTTCACGCAATACAATAACAACACGCGCTTCCGACTCGGCGTCCATATAACGGCCTGTTTTACGATACATTTCCGATAAATTGAGTAACGACACCAAAGTTTTGGGATCTTCATCTCCCAACTTATTTTTACGAATGGTGTAAGCCTGCATTAAATACTGGTCGGCTAAAGCCTGATTGCCTTGTTCAAGATACAGTAACCCTAAATTAGTAAGTGGAACCGCATACTCAGGGTCATCTAAACCAAATATTTTTTCGGATAATTTTAAAGCTTCAAGCGCTTTGGGAATGGCTTTTTCTAAATCACCTTTTTGATAATAGCGCAAAGAGTCGGCATTGAGTTGGTTGATTTTCTGCTTTTCGCGTTCCTTACAACAGGTTAACGCTAGCAAAACAAGAAGAACTATTCCAAATTGAGAACGGATAAATTTCATACTTTTGTTTGCGAAGCAATCCATTGTAAAAATGCAAGATTCCCATCCTTAATTGGAAGCGCCACCACACAAGGACACTCGTAAGGATGAAGTAATTTAACACGCTTAATAACGCGCTTTACAAGGCTAGTTTGCGTTTTAAGAATAAGTGCCACCTCGCGACTTTTTTGTATTTTTTTATCCCACCAATATACCGACTGAATACTTCCCAAAATATTGGCACAGGCCGCAAGCTTTTCGTGCACCATAGTTTGGCTTATAAAACGCGCTGTCTTTAAATTGGGAACGGTAATGTAAACAATAGAAAAAGCCACCTGCCTTTTGTAACAGGCTTAAAGGCAATGAGCTACTTTTTTTTAGTATTGTAAAATTAGGGATGTAAAAAATTTTGAGAATGTAGAGAAGGCTGCTTTTTTTTAAGCGCCTGCTTAATAGCTTCAACCAACCTTTTCTCGTCACAGGGTTTATATAAAAGTTCATCCACCTGAGCTTTTTTTGCTTTGGCTGTAATGCCGGTTTCTTGGCTTCCAGTAAGCACAATGATAGGCATAGACGCTGTATCGTGGTTTTGCTTTAACGCATAGCAGAGATCCCAACCACAGGCTGTATCTAGGACAAGTAAATTGGGGCGAAAGGTTTTTATTTTTTCTAATGCCTTTTCCGCCGACAAGGCCACGTCCACCACAAAGCCATGGCTTTGCAAATAAAGAGTCAACATCTGCAACAAAACACCTTCATTATCCACCAGTAAAATACGCGACTTACTAAAGCTTTGCATGTGCCTACTCGCATGATTCATTAATTGCTCTAAATCGTCACCATCGGCTAAATACATGGCTGTTCCCACTTGTATTTCATAGCCAGAATAGAATTGATCCGCATCAAGCATTTCACCCAATATATGAGAAATACGCTGTGCTATAGAGTAAGCTCCCTTGCGCGTTGTTTGTGCTAAAACAGAAAAACAATTAGCCAAAGTGTGCCTAAACAAAATATCTTCTCTACGTAAAATATCGTTTTCAATTGCATCGCCCAAACGCTCCATTAAAAACTGTAAGCCCTTCGATTCGTTTTTTACAGTTATACCCATTGGATCTTTAAGCACTACTTGCAAGTAAGCTAAATTCTGACCTTTATCGATGGCTGCCATAGACATTTTTTTGAATATCTTAGAGAAAAAGATAGCCTCATTATAAACAGGTAACACCATATTAAAAGTGGAACCCACCCCTTCTGTACTTTTGGCCCAAATACCACCGTGATGAAGTCTTACTATTTCTTTGGAAATAGTAAGACCTAGCCCTGTTCCTTTATAACCAGCACCACCAGAAGGACGATTAATTTGTACAAATTTATTAAACAGATCGTTAAACTGTGCCTCTGGGATTCCTTCACCATCATCTTTTACTGTAATTTGAATCAATTCACTTTTATTTTGCTCCATCAACATTTCCGAGCGCACATGAACAGGCACATCGTTTAAAGACACAATATTCAATTCTATGTTCACCCGTGAACGTGCATATCGTACAGCATTAGAAATTATGTTGTGAAACAGTTGCGTCATTAAAGTTGAATCGGCCAAAATATCGGGGATTTCTCTTGAATGAGTAGAAATAGTAATTTTCTTTTCAGGGCTTTCTGCCTGAAACGATTCTACAAAGCCGTTAATCATTTTTAATACTTCTAAACGTTCGTGCTTCATTTTTACATGGCCCGATTCAAGACGAGAAAGATCAAGTAAATTATTAATAATGCGTCCCAAGCGATCTACATTGCGGCTTCCAATTTCAATAACTTTTAATTGCTCTTTGGTTAATGCTCCCACAAAGCCATCGCGCAAGTTGGTGATAGCACCTTTTACAATGGTAAGCGGTGTTCTTAACTCGTGCGATACGGTGCCAATAAAATCATCTTTTAATTGATCTAATTTTTTGCGTTCACTGATATCGTGAACAAAAGCATTAAAAATAATTTCGTTTCCGTTTTGCGTTGTCCAAATACTTATTTCTACCGGAAATTCATTATGGTTTTTCCCCCACACTTTTGTTTCAAAACGTTTCTCAAAACCATGAGTGCGGGCTTCAGACAAAATAGAGGGATAAAGTTCAAAAAAGGAATGTTGTAGTTGAGTTGGAATAATAAGATCAACGAGTTTAGCGCCCACCACATCATCGTGGGAATAGCCAAACAAGTCGCAAGCTTTTTTATTAAAGCTTAAAACAAGGCCTTCTTCATCAACAGCAATATAACCGTCGAAGGCCGTGTCGAGTATGCGCCCGTAATACGATGTTTTCAAAACTCCCCTTACCCACCCGAAATCAATTGATTTATTGTAACACACTGGTATCTTAGCGCCCAATCAAAATCCTTGTTTTTAGGAGATATTTATGACCCCTTCACTAGATAGTTTTAAAACCAAAAAGAACCTCAAAATTGGAAAAACCACCTACTCTTACTTTAGCTTAAAGGCACTGGAAGCGAGCGGGTACAATATATCTAAGATACCGTTTTCATTAAGAATTTTACTTGAAAACCTACTCCGAAACGAAAACAACCTCTCCGTTTTTAAAAATGATATCGAAATTTTAGCCAAATCTGCTGGCAACCCAACCGAACACGAAATTAACTTTATGCCAGCCCGCGTCATTTTACAGGACTTTACTGGTGTCCCCTGCGTGGTGGATTTAGCCACCATGCGTGATGCCATAAAAGCGTTAGGCGGCGACCCTAAAAAAATTAACCCGCTTCAACCGGTGGAACTTGTGATCGATCACTCGGTGCAAGTAGATGCATACGGTTCGTCCAAAGCTTTAAAAACCAATATTGGTTTAGAATTTAGCCGCAACCGCGAACGCTATGAATTTTTAAAATGGGGACAAAACGCTTTTAACAATTTTAAAGTTGTTCCGCCCGATACCGGCATTGTGCATCAGGTTAATTTAGAACACTTGGGCCGCGTGGTAATGGCCAACGATAAAAACGAAATTTTTCCCGATACCGTGGTGGGTACCGATTCACACACCACCATGATTAACGGTTTGGGTATTTTGGGTTGGGGTGTAGGCGGCATTGAAGCCGAAGCGGCCATGTTGGGGCAACCATCTACCATGCTCATTCCGCAAGTTGTGGGTTTTAAACTTTTGGGGAAAACCCGTGAAGGAGTTACCGCCACCGACGTGGTGCTCACCATCACGCAAATGCTGCGTAAAAAAGGTGTGGTAGGAAAATTTGTTGAATATTACGGCCCCGGCATGCTCGATTTAAGCCTGGCCGACCGCGCTACCATTGCCAACATGGCTCCCGAATATGGTGCTACCTGCGGTTTTTTCCCGGTAGATAAAGAAACTCTCAACTTTTTAAAGTTAAGCGGGCGCAGCAAACAACAAATTGAACTGGTGGAAAAATACTTAAAAGCCCAAGGCTTGTTTGTAACCAAAAACACGGTTTGGCCCAATTACAGCGACACTTTAGAATTAGACTTAGCCTCGGTAGAACCTTCAATGGCAGGTCCTAGCCGTCCGCAAGACCGTGTTCTGTTAAAAGATGTGGCTGCTTCCTTTTTGGAAAAGAAAGAGGGACTGCGTCCCAAGGATTTCAAAGGCGAAGCCTCCAACGAATCGATTAGTTTTGGAAAAGTAACTCACGTGCCACGCGATGGTGATGTGGTGATTGCCGCTATTACCAGTTGCACCAATACGTCCAATCCTTCGGTGATGCTGGCTGCCGGTATTGTAGCTAAAAAGGCCGCCAAGCTGGGGTTAAAAACCAAACCCTGGGTTAAAACCTCGCTTGCTCCCGGATCACAAGTGGTAACCGGCTATTTGGAAAAAACAAAACTTTTGCCGTATCTCGAAAAACTCAATTTTCATGTGGTAGGTTATGGCTGTACTACCTGTATTGGTAATTCAGGACCACTGCATCCTACCGTTGGCGAAGCGTATAAAAAACGTGGGCTCGTAACCGCTTCTGTTCTTTCTGGCAATCGTAATTTTGAAGGCCGCGTGCATAGCGATGTGCGTGCCAATTATTTAGCTTCGCCTCCTCTTGTGGTGGCTTATGCTTTAGCCGGAAAAATTGATATTAAATGGGATAGCGAACCGCTAGGCCAGGATTCTAAAGGAAAGCCTGTTTTCTTAAAAGATATTTGGCCTACCAATAAAGAAGTAAAAGCAGCACTTAAATCCATAACCTCGGCTCTATTTGCCAAGCGTTACAAAAATGTTTTTGATGGCGATAAAAACTGGAAGGCCATTAAAGTTCCCAAATCCGAAACTTATGCCTGGGATGCCAAATCGACATATATCCGCCGTGCTCCTTACTTTGATGGCATGACTAAAACACCCAAACCTTTAAACGATATTAAAGCCGCACGGGTATTAGCTGTATTTGGAGATTCCATTACAACCGATCATATTTCTCCCGCCGGCAATATTAAAGCTTCAAGCCCGGCCGGGTTATATTTAAAAAATAACGGTGTGGCCGAAGTTGATTTTAACTCGTACGGCTCTCGAAGAGGCAATCACGAAGCCATGGTGCGCGGTACTTTTGCCAATGTGCGCATTAAAAACCAAATGCTTCCCGGTACCGAAGGCGGGATGACCAAACACATTCCAAGCGGTGAAACACTGTCAATTTATGACGCAGCTGTAAAATATCATGACGCAGGTACCCCGCTGGTAATTCTTGCGGGCAAAGAATACGGTTCAGGCTCTTCGCGCGACTGGGCCGCTAAGGGCCCGCACCTGCAAGGCATTAAAGCCGTCATTGCCGAATCGTACGAACGTATCCATCGTTCCAATTTAATTGGCATGGGCATACTGCCATTGCAATTCTTACCCGGACACAATCGCGAGTCTTTGGGACTTACCGGTGAAGAAGAAATTACCATTGAAGGTTTAACCAGCATGAAACCGCGTCAAAAAATGATGGTTAATGCGGGTGGCAAAAGCTTTGAAGCGCTCTCACGTGTGGATACACCGGTTGAAATGGAATATTTACGTCATGGCGGTATTTTGCAATACGTGCTGCGCCAATTGTTATGAGCAGGTCATCAGACCTTAAAGCGGATAGCTTTAGGCAAGAGCGTAAATTTTCCTGGCAAGTAACCCACAGTATCGCCGTCCATGTCCACAGGTAATTCCTGATTAGGGTACGCGGGTTTTAATTCTATTTCTTTTCCCCTGTAAAATTTGACTTCGGGTAATTTTAAATACTGCCCCGAGTATAAACGCGGCAGTTCGCGGATAGCGCGTGCCAAGGTAAATTTTCCAATAGACACCACATCAAAAATACCATCGTTAAGCCTGGCCATGGGAGAGGCATACATACCGGCCCCATAAAAGGGACCATTGGCAATCACCAAATTTAACACATTCAGAGCATGGTTTTTCCCATCTACCCTACAATTCATTTTTTGAATTCTGTATTCAATAAACGCACGGGCTAAACCATACATATAAGCACCCTTGGCTCCTCCCCAACGTGGCGCTTTATTGGAATGTTGATCAACAAGAACACCAATACCCACATACGCATTGTTTAAAAAATAAAGTGTTTCTTCCTGATGTTTTAAATTAAAAAGATGAGCCACACCTACATCCAGTAATTTTGTTTTGTTGCCGCTTAAATGTTTAATAGCCTGAGCCGGATCGCGTGAAATACCCAAGGCACGGGCCAAATCGCTACCACGGCCAAAAGGTAGAATTCCCAAAATGGCTTTAGGGTTAATAGCCATTTCATTTTCGTAAAAACCGTTTAAACATTCGCGCAATGTCCCATCACCACCAACGGAGATTACTTTTTCATACCCTTCTTTAAGCGCTTTACGCACCAAACTTGTAGCCTCACCCGGCTTCCGCGTAAAACCAACATTAAAGGAACGTAGTTCCCCTTTTAAGGCATGTGATAAATCTTTCCACGCTTTTTCCAATGCACCACGGGCAGCCGCAGGATTAACAATGATAATGGTTTTGGACATGCTACTCTTTTACTCCCTCAATACAGTCGTTGAGATAACTGATGGTGTCTTTAATCACCAAACGTTTTGAGTTTTTGCGAAACTTGTGGATGCACGACGGGCACTGGGTAACCACCATTTGAATATTGCGATCGTACACTTCTTCAAGCCTCTCTTTGGCAATAGCATCGGATGTATCTTTATTTAGAATAGAATAACAACCTCCCTGCCCCGAACAGCCGGTTTCTTTTCCATGATGATGGAATTCCTGCGGATGATAACCCGATACCTGGCTAATAAGCTCCCTTGGCAATTCAGTTTCACCCAAATAACGGCTTAGGTAACAGGGATCGTGATAAATAAGCTTGGTACGGATATTTTTTTTAATTTTATAATTTATATTATGAAGAAAAGGTTCCAAAAACTGATTAATAGTAATCACCTTTCCTGGCAAATCGAAGGCGTATTTTTTATACGTATTTTTTAATGTATGAATGCAGGTAGGCGAGCCGCTAATAATTGTTTTATACTTTTTCATGGCATGAAAATTAATTTCGGCCACATCCACAAACTCGTCTTCCATACCAGCCGACAAAAGAGGATAACCACAACACTGAATTGCTTCGGGATACACACTTACAAAATCAATTTTTAACTTGGCAAATAACTCAAAAGTATCACGGACCACTTCGGGGGCTTTGGCAATGGTGGTACAACTGGCAAAATAGGCTACCGGCGATTCCATGTGAATAAACTTTTCATCTACATAATCTTTAAGCTTGGTGAGTAAATCTTTGGCAAACGGATTATTATTACGATGAAATTTGGCCAAAAAGCCCGCAATTTCGGGAGGCGCTAAGCCTTGTTTTACAGCACGTTCGCGCACATCTTGAACAATAGGCGGAATCACATTGCCATGATCGCATTGTTCGGTACAGGCTTTACACGTAAGGCATTGGTAAGACAATTTGGCGACTTCGGCATCAAACGGAATGGCACCCTTACGCACCAAATTTAGAGTCTGCATCATACCCCAGGGCGAATGCGATTCGTTGCCGCCTGTTTTAACTACAGGGCAGGCGCTTTGACACAAACGAGGACAGGCAGAACAAAGTTCGAGTGTTTTTTCAAATTCTTCTAACATAAATTATCCCCTACCCTGCAATTTTAAGGCGTTTTAATTGAGCCATATTTTCCAGCTCCCGTTTTAATCTTTTTTCGGCCAAATTCTCTACATCGGCACCGTGTAAAAACAATTCGGCATTTTTACGGAAAGTTTGCTTAAAAAATTTTGGTTTTAATAAAAGTTCATCTAGCTTTTCGGTAGTTCCCAAACGTGTGGGCCAATAAAAACGATGTTTTAATTCTTCGCCCATATGCACCAAGGCTTCTTTTTTTGCTTCTAGCAAAGCACTTAAATCGGCTAATTTAAAAGCTACAGCTACTTTATCGGTTGTTTTTTGTCCTAACTCCGTCATTATAGTTTCAGTTTCTTCCTGATCAATAACACACAAAAACAAGGGACGAATAAACGATGTGAGCATGTTTCTTAAAAACTCAGAGGCTTCACTTACG
This is a stretch of genomic DNA from bacterium. It encodes these proteins:
- a CDS encoding (Fe-S)-binding protein is translated as MLEEFEKTLELCSACPRLCQSACPVVKTGGNESHSPWGMMQTLNLVRKGAIPFDAEVAKLSYQCLTCKACTEQCDHGNVIPPIVQDVRERAVKQGLAPPEIAGFLAKFHRNNNPFAKDLLTKLKDYVDEKFIHMESPVAYFASCTTIAKAPEVVRDTFELFAKLKIDFVSVYPEAIQCCGYPLLSAGMEDEFVDVAEINFHAMKKYKTIISGSPTCIHTLKNTYKKYAFDLPGKVITINQFLEPFLHNINYKIKKNIRTKLIYHDPCYLSRYLGETELPRELISQVSGYHPQEFHHHGKETGCSGQGGCYSILNKDTSDAIAKERLEEVYDRNIQMVVTQCPSCIHKFRKNSKRLVIKDTISYLNDCIEGVKE
- a CDS encoding diacylglycerol kinase family lipid kinase; its protein translation is MSKTIIIVNPAAARGALEKAWKDLSHALKGELRSFNVGFTRKPGEATSLVRKALKEGYEKVISVGGDGTLRECLNGFYENEMAINPKAILGILPFGRGSDLARALGISRDPAQAIKHLSGNKTKLLDVGVAHLFNLKHQEETLYFLNNAYVGIGVLVDQHSNKAPRWGGAKGAYMYGLARAFIEYRIQKMNCRVDGKNHALNVLNLVIANGPFYGAGMYASPMARLNDGIFDVVSIGKFTLARAIRELPRLYSGQYLKLPEVKFYRGKEIELKPAYPNQELPVDMDGDTVGYLPGKFTLLPKAIRFKV
- the acnA gene encoding aconitate hydratase AcnA, with product MTPSLDSFKTKKNLKIGKTTYSYFSLKALEASGYNISKIPFSLRILLENLLRNENNLSVFKNDIEILAKSAGNPTEHEINFMPARVILQDFTGVPCVVDLATMRDAIKALGGDPKKINPLQPVELVIDHSVQVDAYGSSKALKTNIGLEFSRNRERYEFLKWGQNAFNNFKVVPPDTGIVHQVNLEHLGRVVMANDKNEIFPDTVVGTDSHTTMINGLGILGWGVGGIEAEAAMLGQPSTMLIPQVVGFKLLGKTREGVTATDVVLTITQMLRKKGVVGKFVEYYGPGMLDLSLADRATIANMAPEYGATCGFFPVDKETLNFLKLSGRSKQQIELVEKYLKAQGLFVTKNTVWPNYSDTLELDLASVEPSMAGPSRPQDRVLLKDVAASFLEKKEGLRPKDFKGEASNESISFGKVTHVPRDGDVVIAAITSCTNTSNPSVMLAAGIVAKKAAKLGLKTKPWVKTSLAPGSQVVTGYLEKTKLLPYLEKLNFHVVGYGCTTCIGNSGPLHPTVGEAYKKRGLVTASVLSGNRNFEGRVHSDVRANYLASPPLVVAYALAGKIDIKWDSEPLGQDSKGKPVFLKDIWPTNKEVKAALKSITSALFAKRYKNVFDGDKNWKAIKVPKSETYAWDAKSTYIRRAPYFDGMTKTPKPLNDIKAARVLAVFGDSITTDHISPAGNIKASSPAGLYLKNNGVAEVDFNSYGSRRGNHEAMVRGTFANVRIKNQMLPGTEGGMTKHIPSGETLSIYDAAVKYHDAGTPLVILAGKEYGSGSSRDWAAKGPHLQGIKAVIAESYERIHRSNLIGMGILPLQFLPGHNRESLGLTGEEEITIEGLTSMKPRQKMMVNAGGKSFEALSRVDTPVEMEYLRHGGILQYVLRQLL